CAAAGCTTGGAAGGCCGGTCTCGAGCAAAAACTGACTGGTCTTGAAACCTTTCCCGAAGCCTGCGGTTTGGCTCCCGAAAATGAGTTTGTCAAAGCGGAAATCCGTCAGGCCCTGTACGGTTCGTTTCGGATTGTGTTTACGATTCGGGAGGAAATCGTGTTTGTACTCACCGTGCGCCATGCGGCCCGACTTTCTATGTCGCATGATGAATTAGATAAAATCAACTAGCTGTTTCTTTGTTGCGAAATCCCTTGCCTCACGTTGGATTCTGAGGCAGGCTACGCGGCCATGGCCAAAGAGCAGTTTTTTTATTCCCAAACGCGGCAGCTATTTACTACCTTAGAAAATATTTCCCAGAGGTCCGGAGTCAGCCGCGGTAAGGCCTTTGAAGATCTGCTGCAAGCGTGTGTCGCCGCTCTCGCCGCGGAAACGATGGAACCCGCTTATTTTGAGGCGATCCAAGCGCACACAGAGGGCTCTCCAGGAAAACGGGGCGTGGATCTGTTTCCGAAGTTTCTGGCGCAGTTGATCGAGAGCATGTCAGAGCAGGATCAAGATTTGTTGGGAGATCTGTTTGAGGGGAGTATTTCGTATGGCGAGAAGGGGCAGTTTTTGACACCGGAATCCGTTTCAGAACTTATGGCAAATTTGACCATCGATGCCGCAGAAAAAACAGCTGAAAAGAAAACACAGGTCATCAACGACCCCTGTTGCGGAACCGGGCGAATGCTCCTGAAAGCGGGGGAGATCAATCCGCAGGCAGAATTATGTGGCCAAGATATTGATGCGCGCTGTGTTCGAATGACGGCTTTGAATCTCAGCTTGCGAGGCAAATATGGCTATGTTGTTTGTGGCAATTCACTGACACTGGAATCAAAATTTGCCTACCGGGTTGGCAGCTTCTACCACGAATTACCGAATGGCAGACGTCGCGGCGTGATTCGGGAAATTCCATTGGAACAGACTCCGGTGCCCTTTGTCACTGACACAACACGAACAGCAACACAGGGTTTGTTTGCTCAGCAGGAAGCTGATTCACACGAACCAGATCAAGCACAGAAAATCTCCCAAACGATCATGGAGGTTCCGCAGTGGTTATTCCGTCTGGAACAGCGAATGGACAATGTGGAGTCTGGGAATGATTCAGATCAGTCAATTCAAGTTGAGAAAGAAGAATCGACAAACACTAAATCAGTACCTGATAACGACAGAGTTAAAACGCAGAAGAAATTGTTTTAAGTGGTTTTTAAGGAAAAATTTCAGTATTCAGATATTAATTTCCATCTCTACGAGGGCATGCTAAACTGATTGCGAAATGCAGACGGTTTCCATCAACAACTTTGGATTTCTAATTGCTTATCTCGTTCCCGGTTTTACTACCCTATGGGGAATCAGCTACTTTTCCACTACGGTTCAGT
The Gimesia aquarii DNA segment above includes these coding regions:
- a CDS encoding N-6 DNA methylase, with translation MAKEQFFYSQTRQLFTTLENISQRSGVSRGKAFEDLLQACVAALAAETMEPAYFEAIQAHTEGSPGKRGVDLFPKFLAQLIESMSEQDQDLLGDLFEGSISYGEKGQFLTPESVSELMANLTIDAAEKTAEKKTQVINDPCCGTGRMLLKAGEINPQAELCGQDIDARCVRMTALNLSLRGKYGYVVCGNSLTLESKFAYRVGSFYHELPNGRRRGVIREIPLEQTPVPFVTDTTRTATQGLFAQQEADSHEPDQAQKISQTIMEVPQWLFRLEQRMDNVESGNDSDQSIQVEKEESTNTKSVPDNDRVKTQKKLF
- a CDS encoding type II toxin-antitoxin system RelE/ParE family toxin yields the protein MTFRVELSQRAEADIKRAYAYIRKQGPADPKAWKAGLEQKLTGLETFPEACGLAPENEFVKAEIRQALYGSFRIVFTIREEIVFVLTVRHAARLSMSHDELDKIN